In the Aneurinibacillus soli genome, one interval contains:
- a CDS encoding helix-turn-helix domain-containing protein produces the protein MKLPERVGNRIRELRKAKGWTQEQLAEAASLHYSYIGGVERGGRNISLETLDKIATALQVPALELFRTEEYTNRQQALDEHMVMLSSRRTSEITLLTKINKDILTAIDVKSE, from the coding sequence GTGAAGTTACCGGAGAGAGTCGGAAATAGGATACGCGAACTTAGGAAAGCGAAGGGTTGGACACAAGAACAGTTAGCCGAGGCGGCATCTCTTCATTACAGCTATATAGGTGGGGTTGAACGAGGGGGAAGAAATATTTCGTTAGAAACGTTAGATAAAATCGCTACGGCTTTACAAGTACCTGCCTTAGAATTATTTCGTACTGAAGAATATACAAACCGTCAACAAGCATTAGATGAACATATGGTTATGTTAAGTAGCAGACGTACTTCCGAGATTACGCTGCTAACCAAAATTAACAAAGATATACTTACCGCAATAGATGTAAAATCAGAATGA
- a CDS encoding Na/Pi cotransporter family protein translates to MTALLWPMFAGLGLFLGGMRLMRLGLLEITGDKLQRWLLTFTRTPSRGMLTGTLITMLVQSSSAVTVITIGLVNARLLTFPQTVGIILGTNIGTTFTTQLIALNPHKLALPLFIIGGVMYFIRHTFIKALGASLAGFGCIFLGIRMMQAITGPLQESSFFLSTLTGEHASNLNGIILGAAFTALLHSGSAVTALTMGFLNEHVLSLTMGIAIILGSNIGTCVTAVLAALGSSAAAKQVAWVHVFLNVAGVLLFWPFIEPLADLVRMLTMHPDVQIAHAQMIFNVVCSVLALPFSHSIARLARTFIKDR, encoded by the coding sequence ATGACAGCGCTTCTCTGGCCCATGTTTGCAGGGCTCGGCCTGTTCCTTGGCGGTATGCGCCTGATGCGGCTTGGCTTATTGGAGATAACAGGCGATAAGCTGCAGCGCTGGCTGCTTACCTTCACCCGCACACCATCGCGCGGTATGCTCACCGGGACATTGATTACCATGCTTGTCCAAAGCAGCAGCGCGGTTACGGTTATTACGATCGGGCTTGTAAATGCCCGGCTTTTGACATTTCCTCAGACGGTTGGGATCATCCTCGGCACGAATATTGGCACCACATTCACCACGCAACTGATTGCCTTAAATCCGCATAAACTTGCACTTCCGCTGTTTATAATCGGAGGCGTGATGTATTTCATCCGCCATACGTTTATCAAAGCACTGGGCGCATCATTAGCCGGGTTCGGCTGTATCTTTCTTGGGATTCGTATGATGCAGGCCATTACAGGGCCGCTACAGGAAAGTAGTTTTTTCCTCTCGACCCTTACCGGGGAACACGCCTCAAACTTGAACGGAATTATTCTTGGAGCAGCTTTTACTGCGCTTTTGCACAGCGGTTCGGCAGTAACGGCGCTTACGATGGGCTTCTTGAACGAGCATGTGTTGTCGCTTACGATGGGCATTGCCATTATTCTTGGCAGCAACATCGGCACGTGTGTGACTGCTGTACTGGCCGCCCTCGGGAGTTCGGCAGCGGCTAAACAGGTCGCCTGGGTGCATGTTTTCCTGAATGTTGCAGGTGTTCTCTTATTCTGGCCGTTCATTGAACCGCTTGCCGATCTGGTACGCATGTTGACCATGCATCCGGATGTGCAGATTGCCCATGCTCAGATGATCTTTAATGTTGTTTGTTCCGTGCTGGCGCTCCCATTCTCTCACTCTATCGCCCGACTTGCCCGCACCTTTATAAAGGACAGGTAA
- a CDS encoding group-specific protein, translating to MEKKNTCNLDHTIEDVQKKYEAIKPHLPENSTAALALYLAQSRTQEELNEVFHLLKKYDLADVEEQARRNAEFARLLF from the coding sequence ATGGAAAAGAAAAACACGTGCAATCTTGATCACACAATAGAAGATGTGCAAAAAAAATACGAGGCAATCAAGCCGCATCTGCCGGAGAATAGTACCGCAGCGCTTGCTTTATACCTCGCACAATCCCGTACGCAGGAAGAGTTGAATGAAGTGTTTCACTTGCTTAAAAAATATGATCTCGCGGATGTGGAAGAACAGGCACGCCGCAACGCAGAATTCGCCCGACTGTTATTTTAG
- a CDS encoding lysozyme family protein, with the protein MNRIKKWTRNFMLVIAIAAVGMIGLMIFLWSRGEAPQIDPYAHVKKYEPALHSELTRYGLEQQTDVLLALMYQESQGKGGDPMQASESAGLSPNTITDPKQSIRQGVRHFHNVYIYGKKKHVDMATIIQAYNMGPGYIDFVAAHGQKHSEELARQYSAIQVKKAPNVYKCGDDQGNFRYPYCYGDFSYTTKILQVEPKIKGEL; encoded by the coding sequence ATGAACCGGATAAAAAAGTGGACTCGGAATTTTATGCTAGTCATTGCGATAGCCGCAGTAGGTATGATTGGTCTGATGATTTTCCTATGGAGTAGAGGAGAAGCACCACAGATTGATCCGTATGCGCATGTAAAAAAATATGAGCCCGCCCTGCATAGCGAGCTGACGCGGTACGGTTTGGAGCAGCAAACCGATGTCTTGTTAGCACTGATGTATCAGGAAAGCCAGGGCAAAGGTGGAGACCCGATGCAGGCATCCGAATCAGCAGGATTGTCGCCGAACACCATTACAGATCCCAAACAAAGCATCCGGCAGGGCGTTCGTCATTTTCATAACGTGTATATATATGGTAAGAAGAAGCATGTAGATATGGCGACGATTATTCAGGCGTACAACATGGGGCCTGGCTATATTGACTTTGTGGCTGCACATGGCCAGAAGCACTCCGAAGAACTGGCCAGACAGTACTCTGCGATTCAAGTAAAAAAAGCGCCGAATGTATACAAATGCGGTGATGATCAGGGAAACTTTCGGTATCCATATTGCTATGGGGACTTTTCGTATACAACAAAAATACTACAGGTAGAACCAAAAATAAAAGGAGAACTGTAG
- a CDS encoding sensor domain-containing protein, with protein sequence MDTAFDNQFILEKLHAFTSSISENETHQNKHDGTMEQIHTLVNNFADVWRALDESTIVALTDTAGKIIYANEKFCEISKYSREELIGNTHRLLNSGYHGREFFQKMWDTIIRGEVWSEEVKNKAKDGTFYWVKTTVVPLLDDDGMPYRYITFRTDITEGKMAEEKLREGLKNDFIRTVNALHNIVFKLHRNENGVPVYTLFEGKLASQLGLRTGNVLGKTPYDVFPIEVAELMDQHNLEAFDGKRVIYNHRYMNRDFHTTLSPIIENNNVIEIIGSTSEITDLKRAEEIIRRMAYQDSLTKLPNRRMFTEDLTRALQKASEADYEIAVLFIDLDRFKQINDTFGHSIGDKLLVNVAERLIEYMTGDGHVYRLGGDEFVVLIREVDAKASAEIVARELLYAFRTTFPLDHHEFFITCSIGIAIYPFAGLDMESLMKNADTAMYYAKNHGRNGYRFYTPEMNATYEDHLRLEIDLRRALENQEFELYYQPKVDIDTGKLTGMEALLRWNHPKKGYISPASFIPIAEETGLIIPLGELVLKMACAQNKKWMEAGYPKLCVAVNVSAIQFQQPDFVLLIEMILQSTGLDPEYLELEMTENSMMNDVEESLSTLRELHQLGISIAIDDFGTGYSSLGYLKRFPINALKVDRSFVKDVTTDAGDAAIVKAVIHLAHSMGLTVVAEGVETEEVLRFLREQECDEVQGYYYSRPLPEREFTDLLERGICFTS encoded by the coding sequence ATGGATACTGCTTTCGACAATCAATTTATTCTTGAAAAACTACATGCATTCACTTCATCTATTTCAGAAAATGAAACGCATCAGAACAAGCATGACGGAACCATGGAGCAGATTCATACACTTGTGAATAACTTTGCAGATGTATGGCGAGCACTAGATGAATCAACAATTGTGGCGCTGACGGATACAGCCGGAAAAATTATATACGCAAATGAAAAATTTTGCGAAATATCGAAATACTCAAGGGAAGAACTGATCGGAAATACCCATCGTTTGTTGAATTCAGGGTACCACGGACGAGAATTTTTTCAGAAGATGTGGGACACTATTATCAGAGGCGAAGTATGGAGCGAAGAAGTAAAGAATAAAGCAAAAGACGGAACATTTTACTGGGTCAAAACAACCGTTGTCCCGCTTCTTGATGATGACGGTATGCCGTATCGCTATATCACGTTTCGTACCGATATTACAGAAGGGAAAATGGCAGAAGAAAAGCTCCGCGAGGGTTTGAAAAACGATTTTATTCGCACAGTAAATGCGCTTCACAACATTGTATTCAAGCTCCACCGCAATGAAAATGGTGTGCCGGTTTACACTTTATTTGAAGGAAAGCTCGCTAGTCAGCTCGGTCTTCGTACCGGCAATGTACTTGGCAAAACTCCATATGACGTGTTTCCTATAGAGGTAGCAGAACTTATGGATCAGCATAATCTTGAGGCATTTGACGGCAAGCGAGTGATCTATAATCATCGCTATATGAATCGTGATTTCCATACCACATTATCACCGATTATTGAAAATAACAATGTCATTGAGATTATTGGTTCCACAAGTGAAATTACAGATTTGAAGCGTGCAGAGGAAATCATTCGTCGCATGGCGTATCAAGATTCTTTAACTAAACTTCCGAATCGCAGGATGTTTACAGAAGATCTGACACGCGCCTTACAAAAAGCGAGTGAAGCAGATTATGAAATCGCTGTGCTGTTTATTGATCTTGATCGCTTCAAACAGATTAATGATACGTTTGGTCATAGTATTGGGGACAAGCTGCTTGTGAATGTGGCAGAACGGCTGATTGAGTATATGACTGGAGATGGGCATGTGTACCGCCTGGGTGGGGATGAATTTGTTGTACTTATCCGGGAAGTAGACGCGAAAGCAAGTGCGGAGATTGTCGCGCGTGAACTGCTTTATGCGTTTCGGACAACATTTCCGCTCGATCATCATGAGTTTTTCATTACGTGCAGTATTGGGATTGCCATCTATCCTTTTGCGGGGCTTGATATGGAATCGTTAATGAAGAACGCAGATACGGCGATGTATTATGCCAAAAATCATGGACGTAACGGGTATCGTTTCTATACACCTGAAATGAACGCTACATACGAAGATCATTTGCGGCTTGAGATTGACTTGCGTCGCGCGCTTGAGAACCAGGAGTTTGAGCTGTACTATCAACCTAAAGTGGACATTGATACCGGAAAGTTGACGGGGATGGAAGCTCTCTTGCGCTGGAATCATCCGAAAAAAGGCTATATTTCTCCTGCATCCTTTATTCCAATTGCGGAAGAGACGGGGCTTATTATCCCACTTGGAGAATTGGTACTGAAAATGGCATGCGCCCAGAACAAAAAATGGATGGAAGCGGGATACCCTAAACTTTGTGTGGCTGTGAATGTATCAGCCATCCAATTTCAACAGCCGGATTTTGTACTTCTTATCGAGATGATTCTGCAGTCGACTGGGCTTGATCCGGAATATCTTGAACTTGAAATGACAGAGAACAGCATGATGAATGATGTGGAAGAGAGTCTGTCTACCCTTCGCGAACTGCATCAGCTCGGGATTTCGATTGCGATTGATGACTTCGGAACGGGATATTCGTCGCTCGGGTATTTGAAGAGATTCCCGATCAATGCATTAAAAGTCGACCGTTCTTTCGTCAAGGATGTTACGACGGATGCGGGAGATGCGGCGATTGTAAAAGCAGTGATCCATCTGGCGCACAGTATGGGACTTACTGTGGTGGCAGAAGGAGTGGAAACGGAGGAGGTTCTCCGCTTTTTGCGTGAACAAGAATGTGATGAGGTGCAGGGCTATTATTATAGTCGGCCACTTCCAGAACGGGAGTTTACCGATCTTCTTGAAAGAGGTATATGTTTTACTTCCTAA
- a CDS encoding YdcF family protein, giving the protein MLGAGYIGWAYEKMTEAASRHAEPGIPYMIVLGAAVHGETMSWTLQNRMETALAYLRANPQTKAIVSGGQGRGEDVTEASVMQKFLLANGIASERVLLEDKSTSTAENIRFSHKFLTGNRVVLVTNDFHAYRALWLAEREGMQADILIAPTPPIVRTQMWLREYVALGKSLLFDR; this is encoded by the coding sequence GTGCTTGGGGCCGGGTATATTGGATGGGCCTATGAAAAAATGACAGAAGCGGCAAGTCGTCATGCAGAGCCTGGGATTCCGTATATGATTGTGCTGGGCGCTGCAGTGCATGGAGAGACAATGTCCTGGACGCTGCAAAACCGGATGGAAACCGCGCTTGCCTACCTGCGTGCCAATCCGCAGACGAAAGCGATCGTATCCGGCGGGCAGGGAAGAGGCGAAGACGTCACGGAAGCGAGTGTCATGCAGAAGTTTTTGCTTGCGAATGGCATTGCCTCAGAACGGGTTCTGCTAGAAGATAAGTCAACTTCCACAGCGGAAAATATTCGCTTCTCGCATAAGTTTTTGACAGGAAATCGTGTGGTGCTTGTGACGAATGATTTTCATGCGTACCGGGCGTTATGGCTGGCAGAGCGGGAAGGGATGCAGGCGGATATATTAATTGCACCAACGCCGCCGATTGTGCGTACGCAAATGTGGCTGCGTGAATATGTAGCACTAGGTAAATCACTCTTATTTGATCGTTAA
- a CDS encoding YcdB/YcdC domain-containing protein: MKRNTCLAAALLLTGLGTTLSAIPAEAAATGSMPLTIQSASKSQLTPAVQKTLDRLFTMEPKLKKLQLKNCSTSDQTGITTIRMLEGEDPTPLSSAYIDIRSKTGELRSFSFQFHDRSSSLEPSASFAKEQAQKFLFNWFGSKQLSQFGTPVSNGRGSSSIQYPDGTKSTWAHRTVEFPLLINGIPTSTGGVGPRMDVDATGHVVRFEYNPPSLSQAVLPDPKDALKTDTLKKHLFTPERVSLSYVEQQPSYTQGKNGIKTIQPVLRYDMNLPVAVNAFTGKAVDLVTGDVQNESENRFEPWKQISLAPAEQKLHASSQEEAAHVLLNVCGVDVSGWKVDEQEQKIVHPQYVNTAVAYTWWNDDTNAAANVMIDKVTKQILHVDVTKTGQEDQMVTKEEAFEKAAQFIQTYVSTTADSMKVYYFHSSEKETLPFWADKTKIQTFVQENQMGEYEFRFTEQKDGIPIRDRSSFVTVNTAGEITSFSLSPERPAPSLPPASSLASRADVARTFSQNTKLMLEYMWPDYFGQRAPSPVLVYRITGPIPGDSYVDARTGTYTTVPFESDNY; the protein is encoded by the coding sequence ATGAAACGGAACACCTGCCTGGCAGCAGCTCTGCTGCTTACCGGCCTCGGGACAACTCTCTCTGCCATTCCGGCCGAGGCAGCTGCCACAGGGAGTATGCCTTTAACCATACAATCTGCAAGTAAAAGTCAGCTTACACCTGCCGTCCAGAAAACACTGGATCGGCTATTTACAATGGAACCAAAATTAAAAAAGCTACAGCTTAAAAACTGCTCTACATCTGACCAGACCGGCATTACAACGATTCGTATGCTCGAAGGAGAGGATCCAACGCCCTTATCGAGTGCCTATATCGATATCCGTAGTAAGACAGGCGAACTACGAAGCTTTTCTTTCCAATTTCATGATCGAAGCTCGTCTTTAGAACCTTCCGCTTCCTTCGCCAAAGAACAAGCACAGAAGTTTCTATTTAATTGGTTCGGCTCGAAACAACTGTCCCAATTCGGAACTCCTGTCTCAAACGGCCGAGGCTCCTCGTCTATTCAATACCCGGATGGGACTAAATCGACATGGGCACACCGAACTGTCGAATTCCCGCTACTCATTAACGGAATTCCAACGTCTACGGGCGGCGTCGGACCGCGTATGGATGTCGATGCTACCGGGCATGTTGTACGCTTTGAATACAATCCGCCATCCCTTTCGCAAGCTGTGTTGCCTGATCCAAAGGATGCACTCAAAACGGATACGTTGAAAAAGCATCTGTTCACGCCGGAACGTGTATCCCTTTCCTATGTGGAACAGCAGCCTTCCTATACGCAAGGAAAAAATGGGATAAAAACGATTCAACCCGTGCTTCGCTATGATATGAATCTCCCGGTTGCAGTGAACGCTTTTACCGGCAAAGCGGTTGACCTTGTAACAGGTGACGTACAGAACGAATCGGAAAATCGGTTTGAACCATGGAAACAGATATCTCTTGCACCGGCGGAACAAAAACTGCACGCTTCCTCTCAGGAAGAAGCAGCCCATGTTCTCCTCAACGTATGCGGAGTAGATGTAAGCGGCTGGAAGGTGGATGAGCAAGAGCAGAAGATCGTTCATCCTCAATATGTCAATACGGCAGTAGCTTATACGTGGTGGAACGATGATACGAATGCCGCTGCTAATGTTATGATCGATAAAGTAACTAAACAAATTCTACATGTAGATGTAACGAAAACAGGTCAGGAAGATCAGATGGTCACAAAGGAAGAAGCGTTCGAGAAAGCGGCTCAATTTATCCAAACTTATGTGTCCACTACTGCTGATTCCATGAAAGTCTATTATTTTCATTCCAGTGAAAAGGAGACTCTCCCATTCTGGGCAGACAAAACAAAAATCCAGACTTTCGTACAAGAAAACCAGATGGGAGAGTATGAGTTCCGCTTTACTGAGCAGAAAGACGGAATTCCGATACGTGACCGCTCTAGCTTTGTTACCGTAAATACAGCAGGCGAAATCACCAGCTTTTCTTTATCACCCGAGCGCCCGGCTCCTAGCCTGCCGCCTGCATCTTCTCTCGCATCTCGCGCTGATGTAGCCCGCACGTTTTCTCAGAACACAAAGCTTATGTTAGAATATATGTGGCCTGATTATTTCGGGCAGCGAGCCCCGTCTCCTGTACTTGTATACCGCATTACAGGACCGATTCCAGGCGATTCCTATGTGGATGCCCGGACCGGTACCTATACGACGGTTCCCTTCGAATCGGACAATTACTAA
- a CDS encoding NAD(P)H-dependent flavin oxidoreductase — translation MSKQRSAQLKERLVLPVITAPMFLVSSPEMIIAGCKAGIISSFPLLNARTTDILEQWMEHITQELAQGACEDTARQVVPWAVNLIVHRTNQRYEADLELIKKYKPPIVITSLGNPQSVVNIVHEYGGLVFSDVINLTHARKAAKIGIDGLILVCNGAGGHAGTLNPVAFLGAVKEFWDGITIVAGCISRGQDILAMEVLGADMVYMGTRFIATSESFASEAYQNMLQESTLEDLIYTDAFSGVNANYLVPSIRNAGLDPNHLQRKESMDFSFSQVDETEAKAWKHIWSAGQGVGAIKKTMSIADVVAELREEYEQAYAALVAGYSK, via the coding sequence GTGTCAAAACAACGATCCGCGCAGCTGAAAGAGCGACTCGTACTACCTGTTATAACGGCCCCGATGTTTTTGGTTTCAAGTCCGGAAATGATTATTGCGGGATGCAAGGCCGGGATTATCAGCTCATTTCCGCTCCTGAATGCCCGCACGACAGATATTTTAGAACAATGGATGGAGCATATTACACAAGAGTTGGCGCAGGGGGCATGTGAGGATACCGCACGGCAGGTGGTTCCCTGGGCGGTAAATCTTATCGTACATCGGACGAATCAGCGGTATGAAGCCGATCTGGAATTGATCAAGAAGTACAAGCCACCGATTGTGATTACATCACTGGGAAACCCTCAGTCAGTTGTGAATATCGTACATGAATATGGAGGGCTCGTTTTTTCCGACGTGATCAATCTGACTCATGCTAGAAAAGCAGCTAAGATAGGAATCGATGGATTAATTCTTGTTTGCAATGGGGCCGGGGGACATGCGGGAACGCTTAATCCGGTTGCTTTCCTCGGAGCGGTAAAAGAATTTTGGGATGGCATTACGATTGTAGCCGGTTGCATCTCTCGTGGACAGGATATTCTGGCGATGGAAGTGCTTGGTGCTGATATGGTGTATATGGGAACACGCTTTATTGCTACGTCTGAAAGCTTTGCAAGTGAGGCGTATCAAAATATGCTGCAAGAATCTACTCTGGAAGATTTGATTTATACGGATGCGTTTAGTGGTGTAAATGCTAATTATCTCGTACCAAGTATTCGTAATGCAGGGCTTGATCCGAATCATCTGCAAAGGAAGGAATCGATGGATTTCTCTTTTTCACAAGTAGATGAAACAGAAGCAAAGGCGTGGAAACATATTTGGTCCGCAGGGCAGGGGGTAGGAGCAATTAAGAAGACGATGTCGATTGCTGACGTTGTGGCGGAGCTGCGAGAAGAATATGAGCAAGCGTATGCTGCATTAGTAGCGGGATATTCCAAGTAG
- a CDS encoding methyl-accepting chemotaxis protein: protein MKIRTKLIGALVVLIVALISIGIYQFVTSSKIQEKTKEMLEIEQMRVTLKSIQYRLTGISNDERAFLLTGKAEYPQEIKKKATDITTYITQLGTLSASLSEDKQGIEEINKQYQAYITANEHMISTYNHGDKIQASQIHFQEERTIRKKGLDPAVDNLVKATEKQTQEHHLTLQRTESNQRILLGSVISLLIVSGLIIGFFILRSIIQPLYLLRDRLSEIAEGGADLSQRIVLNRGDELGDVAASFNKMVGNLHYLIQQFEQNAKLVASTSQEVAASAEQTNRATEQITLAVQEIATGLDRQVEDADQAVRTVSGISQAIKEATHSIETVADITLSAEEKSINGTKLVQQTLTQLHQMQQSVQATAGVINGLGEKAEEITTIIGIMSKIAAQTNLLALNAAIEAARAGEHGKGFSVVADEVRKLAEQSSIAADQIQSVIHGIQNETKHAIESMHTGTKAVETGLHMAEQTGSAFHSIADTIDTIQSCTRDVVLLMTQVSEYSQTMMPQIMEISHLSEESSGMNQQVVAATEEQTASMEEITTSVNQLNLMSQELHRLTHQFKF, encoded by the coding sequence TTGAAGATTAGAACCAAACTTATTGGGGCACTCGTTGTCCTAATAGTTGCGCTTATCAGTATAGGCATCTATCAGTTTGTTACATCGAGCAAGATTCAAGAAAAAACGAAAGAAATGCTAGAAATCGAACAAATGCGCGTTACGCTTAAATCGATTCAATATCGCCTTACGGGTATTTCCAATGATGAACGTGCTTTTCTGTTAACAGGAAAAGCCGAATATCCACAAGAAATCAAAAAGAAAGCAACGGATATTACAACATACATCACGCAACTCGGTACTCTTTCAGCATCTCTTTCCGAAGATAAACAAGGAATAGAGGAGATAAATAAACAGTACCAAGCGTACATAACCGCAAATGAGCATATGATATCAACGTATAATCATGGAGATAAAATTCAAGCATCCCAGATCCACTTTCAAGAAGAGCGAACCATTCGCAAAAAAGGACTTGACCCGGCCGTCGATAATCTAGTTAAAGCCACTGAAAAGCAAACACAAGAACATCATCTAACATTACAAAGAACAGAATCCAATCAAAGAATTCTGCTTGGAAGTGTGATCAGTCTATTGATCGTATCCGGATTGATTATCGGATTTTTCATCTTGCGCTCAATCATTCAACCACTATACTTGTTGCGAGATCGGTTAAGTGAGATTGCAGAAGGCGGGGCTGATTTATCTCAACGTATCGTATTAAATAGAGGGGATGAACTCGGAGATGTTGCTGCATCTTTCAATAAGATGGTAGGTAATCTTCACTATTTAATTCAACAGTTTGAACAAAACGCCAAGCTTGTCGCTTCTACTTCGCAGGAAGTCGCGGCTAGCGCCGAACAAACAAATCGAGCTACCGAACAAATTACACTTGCCGTACAGGAAATAGCAACTGGCCTTGACCGACAAGTGGAAGACGCAGACCAGGCAGTAAGAACGGTATCCGGCATTTCTCAAGCAATAAAAGAAGCAACACATTCTATCGAAACCGTAGCTGACATTACCCTATCAGCTGAAGAAAAGTCAATCAACGGCACAAAGCTGGTTCAACAAACTCTTACGCAGTTACATCAAATGCAGCAGAGTGTACAAGCTACCGCAGGAGTTATAAATGGATTAGGAGAAAAAGCAGAAGAAATCACTACAATTATTGGCATCATGAGTAAGATTGCTGCACAAACGAACTTGCTCGCTCTCAACGCTGCGATTGAAGCAGCTAGAGCAGGCGAACACGGCAAAGGATTTTCTGTCGTTGCTGATGAAGTACGAAAACTAGCTGAGCAATCCAGTATTGCAGCTGATCAAATTCAGTCTGTCATTCATGGCATTCAGAATGAAACAAAGCACGCCATTGAGTCCATGCACACGGGTACTAAAGCTGTTGAAACCGGCTTGCATATGGCGGAACAAACCGGTTCCGCTTTCCATAGTATCGCTGATACAATAGACACGATTCAATCATGTACACGTGATGTTGTTTTATTAATGACTCAGGTTAGCGAATACTCGCAGACAATGATGCCTCAGATTATGGAGATCTCACATTTGTCCGAAGAAAGTTCAGGCATGAATCAACAAGTTGTAGCCGCTACGGAAGAGCAAACCGCCTCCATGGAAGAAATAACGACATCAGTTAATCAGCTTAACCTCATGTCACAGGAATTACACAGACTTACACACCAATTTAAATTTTAA
- a CDS encoding serine hydroxymethyltransferase encodes MNTLTSCDVQVSEIIQKEFERQQSRIELIASENFVSQAVLEAVGSILTNKYAEGYPAKRYYGGCEFVDVIEKIAQERAKDLFGAEYANVQPHSGSQANMAVYFACLQQGDTVLGMNLSHGGHLTHGSPVNFSGKQFTFIEYGLNPETMRIDYDQVRHLALKHRPKLIVAGASSYSRVIDFEIFGSIAKESGALLLVDMAHIAGLVAAGLHPSPVPFADFVTTTTHKTLRGPRGGMILCKKEHAKAIDKSIFPGMQGGPLMHVIAGKAVALSEASQPSFKEYAKNIIVNAQTLAEELTGRDFNLVSGGTDNHLILIDIRNYNLTGEDAEKILDDVWISTNKNSVPFDTLSPSITSGIRVGTPAVTTRGMNKQAMKEIASLMEQALKNPYNETIKQNVRNHVTELCATFPIYTELCKS; translated from the coding sequence ATGAATACACTTACTTCATGTGATGTACAGGTTTCAGAAATCATCCAAAAAGAATTTGAACGCCAGCAATCCCGTATTGAATTAATTGCCTCAGAAAACTTTGTTAGTCAAGCTGTATTAGAAGCTGTAGGAAGTATTTTAACGAATAAATATGCGGAAGGGTATCCAGCCAAACGTTATTATGGGGGATGCGAATTTGTAGACGTGATCGAGAAAATAGCACAAGAAAGGGCAAAAGATTTATTTGGTGCCGAATATGCAAATGTCCAGCCACATTCTGGATCACAGGCAAATATGGCCGTTTACTTCGCGTGTTTACAACAAGGGGATACAGTATTAGGAATGAATTTATCCCATGGTGGCCACCTTACACATGGCAGTCCTGTAAACTTTTCTGGTAAGCAATTTACCTTCATCGAATATGGCCTAAATCCAGAAACGATGCGGATCGACTATGATCAAGTACGGCACTTAGCGCTAAAACATCGACCAAAGTTAATTGTTGCCGGAGCAAGCTCATATTCTCGGGTTATTGACTTTGAAATATTTGGTTCAATCGCAAAAGAATCCGGAGCACTTTTACTGGTAGATATGGCTCATATTGCTGGACTTGTTGCAGCAGGACTTCACCCAAGTCCCGTTCCCTTCGCAGATTTTGTAACAACCACAACACACAAAACATTGCGCGGGCCTCGCGGAGGAATGATTCTATGTAAAAAAGAACACGCGAAAGCGATTGATAAATCTATTTTCCCTGGAATGCAAGGTGGTCCTTTAATGCATGTCATTGCTGGTAAAGCTGTTGCACTCAGCGAAGCATCACAACCAAGCTTTAAGGAGTATGCAAAAAATATTATCGTTAATGCTCAAACATTAGCTGAAGAATTAACAGGAAGAGATTTTAATTTGGTATCTGGAGGTACTGATAATCACCTTATTCTTATTGATATAAGAAACTACAACCTCACAGGTGAAGATGCAGAAAAGATATTAGATGACGTGTGGATTTCCACTAATAAAAATTCAGTACCGTTTGATACGTTGAGTCCATCTATAACAAGCGGCATCCGTGTTGGTACACCAGCTGTAACAACACGCGGAATGAACAAGCAAGCCATGAAGGAAATTGCTAGTTTAATGGAACAAGCTCTCAAGAATCCATATAATGAAACGATTAAACAGAACGTTCGTAACCATGTCACGGAACTTTGTGCCACGTTTCCGATATACACTGAGCTATGCAAGTCATAA